One part of the Salinivirga cyanobacteriivorans genome encodes these proteins:
- the rpmJ gene encoding 50S ribosomal protein L36, producing the protein MKVRASIKKRSSTSKIVRRKGRLYVIDKKNPKFKQRQG; encoded by the coding sequence ATGAAAGTAAGAGCATCAATAAAAAAGCGTAGTTCAACCAGCAAAATAGTGCGTCGTAAAGGACGACTTTATGTGATCGACAAAAAGAACCCCAAGTTTAAACAACGTCAGGGGTAA
- the infA gene encoding translation initiation factor IF-1, producing the protein MAKQPSIEQDGTIIEALSNAMFRVELENGHVITAHISGKMRMHYIKILPGDRVKVEMSPYDLTKGRITFRYKN; encoded by the coding sequence ATGGCTAAACAACCATCAATTGAACAAGACGGAACTATTATTGAAGCACTATCGAATGCAATGTTCAGAGTAGAGCTTGAGAATGGTCACGTTATTACTGCTCATATTTCCGGAAAAATGCGTATGCATTACATTAAAATTTTACCAGGAGATAGAGTGAAGGTGGAAATGTCGCCTTATGACTTAACGAAGGGTCGAATTACTTTTCGATATAAAAATTAA
- the rplE gene encoding 50S ribosomal protein L5 has protein sequence MAYVPNLRKKYTDEIVPALQKEFKYKSVMQVPRLEKIVINQGVGQAVADKKVIEIAQKELTAIAGQQAIQTVSKRDISNFKLRKDMPIGVTVTLRRIKMYEFLERLIAVSLPRIRDFKGVNSKLDGRGNYTLGVSEQIIFPEIDIDKINTILGMEITFVTSAPTDEEAFALLKQFGIPFKNVKKS, from the coding sequence ATGGCTTACGTTCCGAATTTAAGAAAAAAATATACAGACGAAATCGTACCTGCACTCCAGAAAGAGTTCAAATACAAAAGTGTAATGCAGGTACCGAGACTGGAAAAAATCGTGATCAACCAGGGTGTTGGTCAGGCTGTTGCTGATAAAAAAGTAATTGAGATTGCTCAAAAAGAGCTTACCGCAATTGCTGGGCAGCAAGCAATACAAACCGTATCTAAACGCGATATTTCCAACTTTAAGCTTAGGAAAGACATGCCTATTGGTGTGACAGTCACTCTGCGCCGTATAAAAATGTATGAGTTTTTAGAGCGTTTAATCGCCGTTTCATTGCCTCGTATCAGAGACTTTAAAGGCGTAAACTCAAAACTCGATGGCCGTGGAAACTATACACTGGGAGTTTCAGAACAAATTATTTTTCCTGAAATAGATATCGATAAAATTAATACTATTTTAGGAATGGAAATTACATTTGTAACCAGTGCACCAACTGATGAAGAAGCATTTGCACTGCTGAAACAATTTGGTATTCCTTTTAAAAACGTAAAAAAGAGTTAG
- a CDS encoding DNA-directed RNA polymerase subunit alpha, giving the protein MAILAFQKPDKVIMLEADDAFGKFEFRPLEPGYGMTIGNALRRILLSSLEGFAITSVKIEGVDHEFSSVPGVIQDVTEIVLNLKQVRFKRKVEDQESEKFTVSVSGQNKFVAGDMNKYLTNFEVLNEDLVICEMEPDVKLQMDITIEKGRGYVPAEENFKDDNEIGIIAMDSIFTPIKNVKYDIENYRVEQKTDYEKLVFEITTDGSIHPKEALKEAAKILIYHFMLFSDEKITLDNDEDYGNEEFDEEVLHTRQLLKTKLVDLDLSVRALNCLKAADVETLGDLVVYNKNDLLKFRNFGKKSLTELEELLGNMNLNFGMDIGKYKLDKDS; this is encoded by the coding sequence ATGGCCATTTTAGCTTTTCAAAAGCCAGATAAAGTCATTATGCTCGAAGCAGATGACGCATTCGGTAAATTCGAATTCCGTCCGCTTGAGCCAGGTTATGGAATGACTATAGGGAATGCCTTACGCCGAATTTTACTCTCCTCACTCGAAGGTTTTGCCATTACATCGGTAAAAATCGAGGGAGTTGATCATGAGTTTTCATCAGTACCCGGCGTTATTCAGGATGTGACAGAAATTGTGCTTAATCTGAAACAAGTTCGCTTTAAGCGAAAAGTTGAAGATCAGGAAAGCGAAAAATTTACTGTCTCTGTCAGCGGCCAGAATAAATTTGTTGCCGGTGATATGAATAAATACCTCACTAATTTCGAAGTTTTAAACGAAGACCTGGTTATCTGTGAAATGGAACCAGACGTGAAACTTCAAATGGATATTACCATTGAAAAGGGTAGGGGTTATGTTCCGGCGGAAGAGAATTTCAAAGACGACAACGAAATTGGCATCATTGCAATGGATTCCATCTTTACACCCATAAAAAATGTTAAATACGACATTGAAAATTACCGGGTGGAGCAGAAGACCGACTATGAAAAACTGGTTTTCGAAATCACAACTGATGGATCCATTCATCCTAAAGAAGCCCTGAAAGAAGCTGCAAAAATCCTCATATATCACTTTATGTTGTTCTCAGATGAGAAAATTACGCTCGACAATGACGAGGACTATGGTAATGAGGAATTCGATGAAGAAGTACTTCATACACGTCAGCTTCTGAAAACTAAACTTGTCGATCTGGATCTGTCAGTAAGAGCACTTAATTGCCTTAAAGCTGCAGATGTGGAAACGCTGGGCGATCTTGTGGTATATAATAAGAATGACTTATTGAAGTTCCGCAATTTTGGAAAAAAATCACTTACTGAGCTCGAAGAACTGCTTGGTAATATGAACCTTAACTTTGGAATGGATATAGGAAAGTATAAACTAGACAAGGACAGTTAA
- the rpmD gene encoding 50S ribosomal protein L30, which translates to MAKIRITQTRSIIGSDKRQKKTVEALGLKRIRHTVEHEDNAVIRGMVKKVEHLVKVEEIN; encoded by the coding sequence ATGGCTAAAATAAGAATTACACAAACACGCAGTATTATAGGCTCTGATAAACGTCAGAAAAAGACTGTGGAAGCACTAGGTCTTAAAAGAATACGCCATACTGTTGAACACGAAGACAATGCTGTTATTCGCGGTATGGTTAAAAAAGTAGAGCATTTAGTAAAAGTTGAAGAAATCAATTAA
- the rpsE gene encoding 30S ribosomal protein S5 has translation MSGIRRIKTSDLDLKDRLVAINRVTKVTKGGRTFSFAAIVVVGNENGIVGHGLGKAGEVTTAISKAIEDAKKNLVKVPIINDTIPHEQVARYSGAHVLMIPASSGTGVKAGGAMRAVLESVGVKDVLAKSKGSSNPHNVVKATLKGLMEMRDAYTVAKDRGVALEKVFNG, from the coding sequence ATGTCAGGAATTAGAAGAATCAAAACCAGCGATTTGGATTTAAAAGACCGATTGGTTGCCATTAATCGTGTTACAAAAGTTACCAAAGGAGGTAGAACATTCAGTTTTGCTGCAATTGTGGTAGTAGGTAACGAGAATGGTATCGTAGGACATGGGCTTGGTAAAGCAGGTGAAGTAACTACTGCCATATCCAAGGCTATCGAGGATGCCAAAAAGAACCTTGTGAAAGTGCCCATCATTAATGATACAATACCGCACGAACAAGTAGCGCGTTACAGCGGAGCACACGTTTTGATGATACCTGCCTCAAGCGGTACCGGAGTTAAAGCCGGTGGTGCCATGCGTGCTGTATTGGAAAGCGTTGGTGTAAAAGATGTATTGGCCAAATCCAAAGGTTCTTCAAATCCCCACAATGTGGTAAAAGCTACACTGAAAGGGCTAATGGAGATGCGCGATGCCTATACTGTTGCTAAAGACAGAGGCGTTGCATTGGAGAAAGTTTTTAACGGATAG
- the rpsM gene encoding 30S ribosomal protein S13, whose product MARIVGVDLPKNKRGVIGLTYIYGIGHSTAKQILKKAEIDENIKVKDWTDDQIASLRTIINEQYTLEGELRSMVQMNIKRLMDIASYRGIRHRSGLPVRGQNTQNNARTRKGKKKTVANKKKATK is encoded by the coding sequence ATGGCACGTATTGTTGGGGTTGATTTACCTAAAAACAAAAGAGGCGTAATCGGCTTAACTTATATTTACGGAATCGGTCATAGCACAGCTAAACAGATTCTGAAAAAAGCCGAAATCGACGAAAACATTAAGGTAAAAGACTGGACCGATGACCAGATCGCTTCATTGCGGACGATCATCAACGAGCAGTATACCCTTGAGGGTGAGTTACGCTCAATGGTTCAGATGAACATCAAACGACTGATGGATATTGCCAGTTATCGCGGTATTCGTCACCGTTCCGGACTTCCTGTACGCGGACAAAACACACAAAATAATGCCCGTACAAGGAAAGGGAAGAAAAAAACAGTTGCGAACAAAAAGAAAGCTACCAAATAG
- the rplR gene encoding 50S ribosomal protein L18 yields MAFDKQKRRLKIKKRIRKNIFGTPEMPRLSVYRSNKHISVQIIDDVNNKTLVAASSRNKELAEAKGNKSEIATSVGELIAKRALDKGVNQIVFDRNGYLYHGRVKSLAEGARKGGLKF; encoded by the coding sequence ATGGCTTTTGATAAGCAGAAGAGAAGATTAAAAATTAAAAAGCGCATCCGGAAAAATATTTTTGGTACTCCGGAAATGCCGCGTTTGTCTGTATATCGCAGTAATAAGCATATAAGCGTACAAATTATAGACGATGTTAACAATAAAACCCTGGTAGCTGCCAGCTCAAGAAATAAAGAACTTGCAGAAGCCAAGGGCAATAAGAGCGAAATTGCCACATCAGTTGGCGAACTTATCGCAAAACGCGCATTAGATAAAGGTGTAAATCAAATCGTTTTCGATCGAAATGGTTATCTTTATCACGGTCGTGTGAAATCATTGGCAGAGGGTGCCAGAAAAGGAGGATTAAAATTTTAA
- the rplF gene encoding 50S ribosomal protein L6 yields MSRIGKLPIKIPEGVTVEVDKNNVVTVKGPKGELTQTVKGGIEIKVEDGEVTLIRPDESKHQRSMHGLYRSLLSNMVEGVSKGYKIELELVGVGFRADAKGQMLELSIGYSHHIYFEMPPEIKVEAKTEKRSNPFVTLESCDKQLIGQVAAKIRSLRKPEPYKGKGVKFVGEVLRRKAGKSAASV; encoded by the coding sequence ATGTCACGAATAGGTAAACTGCCAATTAAAATACCTGAGGGTGTAACTGTAGAAGTCGACAAAAATAATGTTGTCACTGTTAAAGGACCCAAAGGCGAATTGACACAGACTGTAAAAGGTGGAATCGAGATCAAAGTCGAAGATGGCGAAGTGACCCTTATCCGTCCAGATGAGTCAAAACATCAACGGTCTATGCATGGGCTTTACCGTTCTCTTTTAAGTAATATGGTAGAAGGCGTTTCCAAAGGCTATAAAATTGAGCTGGAACTCGTCGGTGTAGGATTCCGTGCAGATGCAAAAGGTCAAATGCTTGAGCTTAGCATCGGCTATTCTCACCATATTTATTTTGAAATGCCACCCGAAATTAAAGTGGAAGCAAAAACCGAAAAGAGATCTAACCCATTTGTAACGCTTGAAAGTTGCGATAAACAACTCATCGGACAGGTAGCTGCCAAGATTCGCTCACTACGTAAGCCTGAGCCTTACAAAGGAAAAGGTGTGAAATTTGTAGGAGAAGTACTTCGCAGAAAAGCAGGAAAATCTGCAGCTAGTGTTTAA
- the rpsK gene encoding 30S ribosomal protein S11 → MAQKSKTSRKRVVKVEANGMAFVHSSFNNIIITLTNTDGQVVSWSSAGKMGFKGSKKNTPYAAQVAAADCAKIARDAGMRKVKVYVKGPGAGRESAIRTLHNEGIVVTEIIDKTPLPHNGCRPPKRRRV, encoded by the coding sequence ATGGCACAGAAGTCTAAAACAAGCAGAAAGCGTGTTGTTAAGGTTGAAGCCAACGGAATGGCCTTTGTTCATTCCTCCTTCAACAACATCATCATCACACTTACCAATACTGACGGCCAGGTTGTAAGTTGGTCTTCAGCCGGTAAGATGGGTTTTAAAGGTTCTAAAAAGAACACACCGTATGCTGCTCAGGTAGCTGCAGCGGATTGTGCGAAAATTGCCAGAGATGCAGGTATGCGCAAGGTAAAGGTTTATGTAAAAGGACCTGGTGCAGGACGTGAGTCAGCCATTCGTACTTTGCACAATGAAGGTATTGTCGTTACAGAAATTATCGATAAAACTCCATTGCCGCACAATGGTTGCAGACCACCTAAACGCAGAAGAGTATAA
- the rplN gene encoding 50S ribosomal protein L14, with protein MIQTETKLAVADNSGAKEVLCIGVLGGSKKKYATIGDLIMVTVKSALPSGEMKKGTMSKAIVVRTTKEVRRPDGSYIRFDDNACVLLNATDEIRGTRIFGPIPRELRERNMKIVSLAPEVL; from the coding sequence ATGATACAAACTGAAACCAAATTGGCGGTAGCCGATAATAGTGGTGCTAAAGAAGTACTTTGCATCGGTGTGCTTGGTGGTTCAAAAAAGAAATATGCTACCATTGGTGATCTGATAATGGTTACCGTGAAAAGTGCACTTCCGTCAGGCGAAATGAAGAAAGGTACTATGAGTAAAGCTATTGTCGTGCGTACTACTAAAGAAGTACGCCGCCCGGACGGATCATATATCCGTTTCGATGACAATGCATGTGTCCTTCTCAATGCAACTGACGAGATTAGGGGAACCCGTATATTTGGGCCCATTCCCCGCGAGCTTCGCGAGAGAAATATGAAGATTGTTTCATTGGCACCTGAAGTACTTTAA
- the rplX gene encoding 50S ribosomal protein L24, translated as MHKKLHIKKGDTVYVNSGEARGQKGRVLEVEVKKQRAIVEGVNMISKHTKPNAENPNGGIIKKEAPIHISNLILLDPKSGEPTRIGRKLNDKNKLVRYSKKSGEEIK; from the coding sequence ATGCATAAGAAACTACATATTAAAAAAGGAGACACGGTTTATGTAAACTCTGGTGAAGCCAGAGGACAAAAAGGTCGTGTGCTCGAGGTAGAGGTAAAAAAGCAGCGCGCTATAGTGGAAGGTGTGAACATGATTTCAAAACACACCAAACCTAATGCGGAGAATCCTAATGGAGGAATCATTAAAAAAGAAGCCCCGATTCATATTTCGAATCTTATACTTCTCGATCCTAAATCAGGTGAACCCACAAGAATTGGCCGCAAGCTGAATGATAAAAACAAATTGGTACGTTATTCCAAAAAATCAGGAGAGGAGATCAAGTAA
- the rpsD gene encoding 30S ribosomal protein S4, translated as MAKYIGPKTKIARKFGEPIFGPDKYLERKNYPPGEHGASRKRKKQSEYGMQLAEKQKAKYTYGVLERQFRNLFKRAQRSKGVTGVELLQLLESRLDNVVFRLGIAPTRAGARQLVSHRHITVNGEVVNIASYQVKKGDIVGVREKSKSLEIISDSLATNRASKYAWLEWDQDNFAGKFVNLPEREEIPENIQEQLIVELYSK; from the coding sequence ATGGCAAAATATATTGGACCAAAAACAAAAATTGCCCGGAAATTCGGTGAACCGATATTTGGACCCGACAAGTACCTTGAACGGAAAAATTATCCACCAGGGGAACATGGAGCTTCGCGCAAAAGAAAGAAACAATCTGAGTATGGAATGCAGCTTGCCGAAAAGCAAAAAGCAAAATATACTTACGGCGTGCTTGAACGTCAGTTTCGTAATCTTTTTAAAAGAGCGCAACGCAGTAAAGGTGTAACTGGTGTAGAACTACTACAGTTACTCGAGTCCAGATTAGACAATGTCGTTTTCCGTTTGGGTATAGCACCTACACGCGCTGGTGCACGCCAACTTGTTTCACATCGCCACATTACAGTGAATGGAGAGGTAGTAAATATTGCTTCTTATCAGGTGAAAAAAGGCGACATAGTTGGTGTTCGTGAAAAATCTAAATCACTCGAAATTATTAGTGATTCACTGGCTACAAACCGTGCCAGTAAATATGCCTGGTTAGAATGGGATCAAGATAACTTTGCCGGTAAATTTGTAAATTTACCAGAACGTGAAGAGATTCCGGAAAATATCCAGGAACAATTAATCGTTGAATTGTATTCTAAGTAA
- the rpsN gene encoding 30S ribosomal protein S14, whose product MAKESMKARERKRRKLVEKYAEKRARLKAEGDYEGLQKLPKNASPVRLHNRCQLTGRPKGYMRQFGISRINFREMANKGLIPGIKKASW is encoded by the coding sequence ATGGCAAAAGAATCAATGAAAGCGAGAGAAAGAAAACGTAGAAAACTCGTCGAAAAGTACGCGGAAAAGCGTGCGCGTCTGAAAGCTGAAGGTGATTACGAAGGGTTGCAAAAATTGCCAAAAAATGCTTCACCAGTTCGCTTGCACAACCGTTGCCAGTTAACAGGAAGACCGAAGGGATACATGCGCCAGTTCGGAATAAGCAGAATTAACTTCCGTGAGATGGCCAATAAGGGCTTAATCCCCGGAATCAAGAAAGCAAGTTGGTAA
- the rplQ gene encoding 50S ribosomal protein L17, translating to MRHNKKFNHLGRQHGHRSAMLSNMASSLIMHKRIKTTVPKAKALRTFVEPLITKSKVDSTHSRRVVFSYLQNKDSVSELFRDVAVKVGDRPGGYTRILKLGTRVGDNADMCIIELVDYNENMLKDSKDSKSKSSRRRRRKKSSGTDAQAQTAQDTQAQSSEQDTKPEAEIKEEPKAETKKAAPKAEAKKAEPKAEKKAAPKKDDAKTSEKAEAKKEAPKKEEKKEAKPKAEKAPKKEDDKKAGGEKDAEENK from the coding sequence ATGAGACACAATAAAAAATTTAACCATTTAGGACGTCAACATGGACACCGTAGTGCCATGTTATCCAATATGGCTTCATCGCTGATAATGCATAAAAGAATTAAAACAACAGTACCAAAAGCTAAAGCTTTGCGCACATTTGTAGAACCATTGATTACTAAATCAAAAGTGGATTCTACACACTCGCGTCGTGTTGTTTTTAGTTACCTTCAAAATAAAGATAGTGTATCGGAATTGTTTCGTGATGTTGCCGTTAAAGTCGGTGACCGCCCGGGAGGCTATACCCGTATTTTAAAATTGGGTACTCGCGTAGGTGACAATGCTGATATGTGCATTATAGAGCTTGTAGATTACAACGAAAATATGCTGAAAGACAGCAAAGACAGTAAATCTAAATCAAGCCGCAGACGTCGCCGTAAAAAATCTTCAGGAACAGATGCTCAGGCACAAACTGCGCAAGATACACAAGCGCAAAGCAGTGAGCAGGATACTAAACCTGAAGCAGAAATTAAAGAGGAGCCAAAAGCTGAAACTAAAAAAGCTGCTCCTAAAGCAGAAGCTAAAAAAGCTGAACCTAAAGCTGAAAAGAAAGCTGCTCCAAAAAAGGATGATGCTAAAACTTCAGAAAAGGCAGAAGCTAAAAAAGAAGCTCCTAAAAAAGAGGAGAAAAAAGAAGCTAAACCAAAGGCTGAAAAAGCACCTAAAAAAGAGGATGATAAGAAAGCCGGCGGTGAAAAAGATGCTGAAGAGAACAAATAA
- the eno gene encoding phosphopyruvate hydratase yields MAHIAKIIARQILDSRGNPTVEVDVITDQGVLGRAAVPSGASTGAFEAHEMRDGDKNMYLGKSVLTAVNNVNTKINEELNGFFIFDQAAIDQTLIELDGTDNKSALGANAMLGVSLAVAKAAALTSGQDLYRYLGGVNAKTLPIPLMNILNGGQHADNKIDIQEFMIMPVGAERFSDALQMGAEVFHNLKKVLAEEGHATNVGDEGGFAPALNSNTEALDYVMTAIERAGYKPGNDIFIALDPAATEFYHSDRGLYVFESTGEERNSDQMVEYWKELVDKYPIISIEDGLAEEDWEGWRKLTEAIGDRVQIVGDDLFVTNVTRLQKGIEMNAANSILIKVNQIGTLTETIDAVNLANKNGMTAVISHRSGETEDTTIADLAVALNTGLIKTGSASRSDRIAKYNQLLRIEEMLEETAVYPGRGFKYAK; encoded by the coding sequence ATGGCACACATAGCTAAAATTATCGCAAGACAGATTTTGGATTCAAGAGGAAATCCAACAGTAGAAGTTGATGTAATTACCGATCAGGGTGTGCTTGGTCGTGCAGCAGTGCCTTCAGGCGCTTCAACAGGTGCTTTCGAAGCTCATGAAATGCGCGATGGAGACAAAAATATGTACCTTGGGAAAAGCGTGCTCACCGCTGTTAATAATGTAAATACAAAAATTAACGAAGAACTTAACGGGTTCTTTATTTTCGACCAGGCTGCAATTGATCAAACGCTCATCGAACTTGATGGAACAGACAATAAGTCTGCTTTAGGTGCTAATGCTATGCTTGGCGTTTCATTGGCCGTTGCTAAAGCTGCTGCGCTTACTTCAGGTCAGGATTTATATCGTTACCTCGGAGGTGTGAATGCTAAAACATTGCCTATTCCATTAATGAATATCCTTAATGGTGGACAACATGCCGATAACAAAATCGATATTCAGGAATTCATGATTATGCCGGTTGGTGCAGAGCGTTTTTCAGATGCTTTACAAATGGGTGCTGAGGTATTCCATAACCTCAAAAAAGTACTTGCTGAAGAAGGTCATGCTACAAATGTAGGTGACGAAGGTGGTTTTGCTCCAGCTTTAAATAGCAATACAGAAGCACTTGATTATGTGATGACTGCTATTGAGCGCGCCGGATACAAGCCTGGTAACGATATTTTCATAGCATTGGACCCTGCTGCAACTGAGTTTTATCATAGCGACCGTGGGTTATACGTATTCGAATCAACCGGTGAAGAGCGAAACTCTGATCAAATGGTTGAGTATTGGAAAGAATTGGTAGATAAATATCCAATTATTTCAATTGAAGATGGCCTGGCAGAAGAAGACTGGGAAGGTTGGAGAAAACTGACTGAAGCCATTGGTGATCGCGTTCAGATTGTGGGAGACGATCTTTTTGTTACAAACGTAACAAGACTGCAAAAAGGTATTGAAATGAATGCTGCCAACTCAATTCTTATTAAGGTTAACCAAATTGGTACGCTTACAGAAACCATTGATGCTGTAAACCTTGCCAATAAAAACGGTATGACTGCAGTTATATCGCACCGCTCAGGTGAAACAGAAGATACAACAATTGCAGATCTTGCTGTTGCATTAAATACAGGTTTAATTAAAACCGGATCAGCTTCAAGGTCAGACCGTATTGCAAAATATAACCAATTGCTTCGTATTGAAGAGATGTTAGAAGAAACGGCCGTTTATCCGGGACGTGGATTCAAATATGCAAAATAA
- the secY gene encoding preprotein translocase subunit SecY — MKRFIETIKNIWKIEDLRNRILTTLGLLLVYRLGAHVVLPGVDPSQLENLQSQTSSGVMGLLDMFSGGAFSNASIFALGIMPYISASIVVQLLGMAIPYFQRLQREGESGRRKINQITRYLTVIILLLQAPGYIANLHAQLPPSAFMLKGTFFTISSVIILTAGTMFVMWLGERITDRGIGNGISLIIMIGIIARLPFALAAEFASRVEEQGGGLVMFLVEMIMLGVIILLTILLVQGTRKIPVQYAKRIVGNKQYGGVRQYIPLKVNASGVMPIIFAQALMFVPVVLVGFAESDTMSGIGAAFADYTSLVYNITFALLIIGFTYFYTAITINPKQMADDMKKNGGFIPGVKPGKKTVEFIDTIMSRITLPGSIFLAIVAVLPAIAVLAGVNNQFANFYGGTSLLIMVGVVLDTLQQIESHLLMRHYDGLLKSGRIKGKRSVI, encoded by the coding sequence ATGAAACGTTTTATTGAAACAATCAAAAACATTTGGAAAATTGAGGATTTGCGCAATCGCATCCTTACAACATTAGGTCTTTTGCTTGTTTATCGTTTAGGGGCCCATGTAGTATTACCAGGAGTTGATCCAAGTCAGCTTGAAAATTTGCAATCGCAAACTTCAAGTGGCGTTATGGGGTTGCTGGATATGTTCTCCGGTGGTGCGTTTTCTAACGCCTCTATTTTTGCTTTGGGTATTATGCCCTACATTTCTGCCTCAATCGTTGTGCAGCTGCTCGGTATGGCAATTCCATATTTCCAGCGCCTGCAACGTGAAGGTGAAAGTGGCAGGAGAAAAATCAATCAGATAACACGTTATTTAACCGTAATCATTCTGCTTTTACAGGCACCAGGGTACATTGCTAACTTACATGCACAATTACCTCCATCAGCTTTCATGCTGAAAGGTACATTTTTTACCATATCATCAGTAATCATACTGACAGCAGGTACCATGTTTGTAATGTGGTTAGGTGAGCGAATCACCGACCGTGGCATCGGTAATGGTATATCATTGATTATTATGATCGGTATCATTGCACGCTTGCCTTTTGCATTAGCAGCAGAATTTGCCTCACGAGTTGAAGAACAAGGCGGTGGTCTTGTTATGTTCCTCGTTGAGATGATTATGTTGGGTGTTATCATTCTGCTTACGATTTTGCTGGTGCAGGGAACAAGAAAAATTCCTGTACAGTATGCCAAGCGAATTGTTGGTAATAAACAATATGGAGGAGTACGTCAGTACATACCATTAAAAGTAAATGCCTCAGGTGTTATGCCGATTATCTTTGCTCAGGCATTAATGTTTGTACCGGTCGTACTTGTTGGTTTCGCAGAAAGCGATACAATGAGCGGAATCGGTGCCGCATTCGCAGATTATACCAGCTTGGTTTACAACATCACATTTGCATTGTTGATCATTGGTTTTACCTATTTTTATACGGCTATTACCATTAATCCAAAACAAATGGCTGATGATATGAAGAAAAATGGTGGATTTATCCCTGGAGTAAAACCAGGCAAGAAAACTGTAGAGTTTATCGATACCATCATGTCACGAATTACATTACCTGGATCTATTTTCCTTGCAATTGTTGCAGTTCTTCCAGCTATAGCGGTTCTGGCGGGAGTAAACAACCAATTTGCTAATTTTTACGGAGGTACATCCTTGTTAATTATGGTTGGTGTGGTTCTTGATACACTTCAGCAAATCGAAAGTCACTTATTAATGAGGCACTATGATGGATTATTAAAATCCGGTCGAATTAAAGGCAAAAGATCAGTTATTTAA
- the rplO gene encoding 50S ribosomal protein L15 gives MDLSNLKPAQTSKSSKRLGRGEGSGYGDTASRGHKGAKSRSGYSKKIGFEGGQMPIQRRVPKFGFYNRGRVEYKPINLSTLEQIAEKHNVTTIDKDVLVVNGLASKHDLIKILGNGSLSKKLTVKAHAFSKSAKEAIEAQEGTAEKI, from the coding sequence ATGGATTTAAGCAACCTTAAACCAGCACAAACAAGCAAAAGTTCAAAGCGTCTCGGAAGAGGTGAAGGTTCTGGTTATGGTGATACTGCAAGTCGCGGACATAAAGGTGCAAAATCGCGTTCAGGTTACTCCAAGAAAATCGGTTTCGAAGGAGGTCAAATGCCTATTCAGCGTCGAGTACCTAAATTTGGTTTTTATAACCGCGGCCGCGTAGAGTATAAGCCTATTAACCTTAGTACTTTAGAACAAATTGCCGAAAAACACAACGTTACAACTATTGATAAAGATGTGCTGGTTGTAAATGGACTGGCTTCAAAACATGACCTGATTAAAATATTAGGGAATGGTAGTTTAAGCAAAAAACTGACTGTTAAAGCACATGCTTTTTCAAAATCAGCCAAAGAAGCCATTGAAGCACAAGAAGGAACCGCAGAAAAAATTTGA
- the rpsH gene encoding 30S ribosomal protein S8, with protein sequence MTDPIGDFITRVRNASLARHKVVEVPASNMRKAITKILFDQGYVLNYKFEDKGPQGIIKIALKYNNETKEPVIKAMQRVSRPGLRKYAGSKEIPRVLNGLGIAILSTSHGVMVDKEARRNNTGGEVLCYVY encoded by the coding sequence ATTACTGATCCAATAGGTGATTTTATTACACGTGTTAGAAATGCGTCATTGGCCAGACACAAAGTAGTGGAAGTTCCTGCTTCAAACATGAGAAAAGCTATTACTAAAATACTTTTTGATCAGGGATATGTCCTGAATTATAAGTTTGAAGACAAAGGTCCACAGGGTATAATTAAAATTGCCCTTAAATATAATAACGAGACCAAGGAACCTGTTATTAAGGCAATGCAACGCGTTAGCAGACCTGGATTGAGAAAATATGCAGGTTCAAAGGAAATACCCCGGGTATTGAATGGTTTAGGTATTGCGATCCTCTCAACTTCACACGGAGTGATGGTTGACAAGGAAGCACGCCGAAACAATACCGGAGGCGAAGTTTTATGTTACGTATACTAA